The Nitrospirota bacterium genome contains the following window.
GGCTTGAGAGGATACTCATGACACAAACGAAGGGGGAGGTTATGCACCTCGCGGAGCTGAAGCAGAAATCTATCGCCGATCTCAATGAGGTGGCGCGCGATCTCAAGATCGATGGCGCACCGAATCTGCGAAAGCAGGAATTGATTTTCGCGATTCTGCAGGCGCAAACCGCGAACAATGGCGTAGTCTTTGGCGAGGGCGTGCTCGAAACGCTCCCTGACGGATTCGGATTTCTGCGTGCTCCCGATTCGAACTATCTCCCAGGCCCCGACGATATTTATATATCCCCCTCTCAAATTCGGCGTTTCAATTTGCGCACCGGCGACACCGTCTCCGGCCAGATCAGACCGCCGAAGGAGAGCGAGCGATATTTCGCGTTGCTGAAGGTCGAGAAGGTCAACTTCGAAGATCCTGAAGTGTCCCGCGACAAGATTCTCTTCGATAACCTGACGCCGCTCTATCCCGAAGAGCGGCTGAACCTTGAGTTCGATCGTGAAGAATATTGTACCCGCGTGATGGAGCTCACGACCCCGATCGGCAAAGGTCAGCGCGGGCTGATCGTTGCGGCTCCCCGAACCGGCAAAACGATGATGCTGCAGGCCATCGCCCGGGCCATTTTGAAGAATCACAAAGAAGTCACTTTGATCGTGTTGCTCATCGACGAACGGCCGGAAGAAGTCACCGACTGGCAGCGACAGGTCAAGGCCGAAGTCATCAGCTCTACTTTCGATGAACCGGCTCAGCGCCATGCTCAGGTGGCTGAAATGGTGCTCGAAAAGGCCAAGCGGTTGGTCGAGCATAAAAAAGATGTCGTGGTACTGCTGGATAGCATCACCCGTCTGGCTCGTGCGTACAATACAATTGCCCCGCCAAGCGGTAAGGTGCTGTCTGGAGGATTGGATTCGAATGCCCTCCAACGTCCGAAGCGGTTCTTCGGTGCGGCCCGTAATATCGAAAATGGCGGCAGTCTGACCATCATGGCGACGGCGCTGGTCGATACCGGAAGTCGGATGGACGACGTGATCTTTGAAGAATTCAAAGGAACGGGCAATATGGAAGTCCATCTTGATCGCCGCCTGGCCGACAAGCGGCTCTTCCCGGCTATCGATATCAGCCAGTCTGGGACGAGAAAAGAAGAATTGCTGGTGGACAAGGATCGCCTCAACAAGATGTGGATCCTGCGCAAGGTGCTGAGTCCGCTTGGAACGATGGAAGCCATGGAGTTCCTGATGGACAAGCTGCACGGCACCAAGACCAATCAGGAGTTTCTCCAATCGATGAACCGGTAACATCCGGCTTGTAACTAGTTGCCGAGACAGGGTACAGTAGCTGGCCTTCGAATGGGCGAAGGTTGAAGATTTTGACGTCAGGGGAGTGGGAACTATGAAGAAG
Protein-coding sequences here:
- the rho gene encoding transcription termination factor Rho, which translates into the protein MHLAELKQKSIADLNEVARDLKIDGAPNLRKQELIFAILQAQTANNGVVFGEGVLETLPDGFGFLRAPDSNYLPGPDDIYISPSQIRRFNLRTGDTVSGQIRPPKESERYFALLKVEKVNFEDPEVSRDKILFDNLTPLYPEERLNLEFDREEYCTRVMELTTPIGKGQRGLIVAAPRTGKTMMLQAIARAILKNHKEVTLIVLLIDERPEEVTDWQRQVKAEVISSTFDEPAQRHAQVAEMVLEKAKRLVEHKKDVVVLLDSITRLARAYNTIAPPSGKVLSGGLDSNALQRPKRFFGAARNIENGGSLTIMATALVDTGSRMDDVIFEEFKGTGNMEVHLDRRLADKRLFPAIDISQSGTRKEELLVDKDRLNKMWILRKVLSPLGTMEAMEFLMDKLHGTKTNQEFLQSMNR